The stretch of DNA GCCCGGCAACATTTACGTCGCCATGGCCAAGAAGGTGGTCTTCGGGGACGTGGATATCGACATGATCGCAGGCCCCAGTGAGATCCTGGTCCTTGCCGACTCTTCCGCCGAACCGGCGTTTGCGGCTGCCGACCTCCTGTCGCAGGCTGAGCACGACCCCCTGGCATACCCTGTTCTGGTCACAGACGACGAGGGGTTCCTGAAGAAGACCGCCGAACAGGTTCGCTGCCAGCTGGAACTCCTCCCCAGGAGGGAGATCGCAGCGATCTCCCTCGAGTCAAGGGGACACCTGATCCTCGTGCGCGACATGGCGGAAGGGGCCGCGGTGGTCAACCGCATCGCTCCCGAGCACCTGGAACTCATGGTGGCCGATCCCGAGGTCACCCTGGATTCAATACAAAACGCCGGGGCGATCTTCATGGGCCTGTACACGGCAGAGGCTCTTGGAGACTACATGGCAGGCCCCAACCACGTTCTTCCCACCGGCGGCACAGCCCGTTTCTTTTCTCCCCTCGGGGTCTACGATTTCATCAAGCGCAGCAGCCTCATCCGGTACAGCCGGGATGCCCTCCTTGAAAGGGCCGAAATGGTGGCCAGGTTCGCGCGCCTCGAGGGGCTTGAAGCCCATGCCCGTGCGGTCGATCTGCGGGCAGGACTTCGAGATCGCGACTGACGGCATTTGCGATCCCGAAGACAGGAACCCGCCACGAGAAGACAGGATGTGTGCGGGATCATCAGCAGGTTTGCGGTTTCCAGGCCTTTAGCATCGGAGAAACATTGTGGTAGTATCTATCTTCCTAGCCCGCATTATTCATGATGCAAATGAGATGTCAGCTAACTGTGTGGCAAATATGGATAAATGGAAATGGCACTATAAGCATCATGAATTAGGCGGGGTTGAGCGGACATAGTCACGAGAGGAGTTTTTCGTTCCGGCAAGGCGNNNNNNNNAGGCGGGGTTGAGCGGACATAGTCACGAGAGGAGTTTTTCGTTCCGGCAAGGCGACTTAGGAGTGAGCGCGGAGGCATACTTTAGTATTCCGCACAAGCGAACGACTCAGCAACGCCGCCGGAACGGAAAAGAACCTCGTGACTAGTCCGGGCTAGTACTTAGGGAAACCCCCCGGCTTTGCCGGGGGTATATGACTCTGCTCGGTTTGGAAGTTTGCCTGATTAAAAGCATAAAATTCATGAAAACGATCAGCTCAGATGATCGTTTTCAGGGAGGTAAGGATGAGGAAAGGTGAGGTGGTCCGTGAGACCAGGGAGACCAGGATCACCCTTGCCCTTACGCTGGACGGGCAGGGAACAGCCGACGTTTCCACCGGTGTGGGTTTTCTTGACCACATGCTGGAGCTTTTCGCCCGCCACGGTCTGTTCGACCTGGCGGTCAGCGCCCGTGGAGATCTCGAGGTGGACGCCCACCACACTGTGGAAGACGTCGGGATCTGCCTGGGCCTTGCCGTACGGGACGCGCTGGGTTCAGCAGAGGGGATCCGCCGTTACGGCTGGGTGGTCCTCCCCATGGACGAAGCTCTCGCCACTGTGGCCCTGGACCTGGGAGGACGACCCTACCTCGCAGTAGACCTGCCCACCCTCGACGGTGAGATGGGCGGGTTTGCCATGGAGCTGCTGCCCGAGTTCTTCCAGGCCTTCTGCGGCAACGCTGGAGCAAACCTTCACATCAGAGTAGACGCGGGCCGCAACCGGCACCACATCGCGGAGGCCATTTTCAAGGCGTTCGCACGCGCCCTGGACCAGGCGGTGACCCACGATCCAAGGGTGAAGGGTGTGCCCTCGACCAAGGGCCGGATCGGAGAGTGACGCCCGCCGGCAGCCGGAATAAGCCCACCGTGGTCGTCGTCGATTACGGGATGGGCAACCTGAGGAGCGCCCAGAAAGGGCTCGAGAAGGCCGGGGTTCGGGCAGTGGTCTCCGGCGACCCGGGTGTTGTGGCCTCGGCCGACGGTGTCGTCCTTCCCGGCGTGGGCGCTTTCAAGGACTGCATGGACAACCTGCGATCATCCGGGCTGGTCAAACCGGTGCTGGACGCCATTGCCGCTGACAGGCCCTTTCTGGGGATCTGCCTTGGGATGCAGCTTATGCTGTCCGTGAGCGAGGAGTTCGGGATGCACGAGGGGCTTGGCGTCGTTCCCGGCAGGGTTGTGCGGTTTCCTTCGGGCCAGGGGCGCAAGGTGCCCCACATGGGATGGAACCGGCTGCACCTGGCCGGCCAGAGCCCCCTTTTCCAGGGCGTTCCGGAGGGGTCTTTCTTCTACTTTGTGCATTCATACTACGCCGTACCCGAGGACGACTCGGTGGTGGGAGGGTGGACCGATTACGGAGTGAGGTTCTGCTCGGCCATCTCTCGCGGTCGGCTGTTCGCCACCCAGTTTCACCCCGAGAAGAGCCACAGGCACGGACTGAAGATCCTTGAGAACTTCAGCCGCATCGTGGCTGATCACAAGGAGGGATAGATGCTGATTCTGCCGGCCATCGACCTGAAGGGAGGCAAGTGTGTTCGCCTCTACCAGGGAGACATGGGAACGGCCAAGATATATTCGGATTCACCGGAGGAAACAGCGCTGAGGTGGCAGAACATGGGGGCGAAGATGCTCCATGTTGTGGACCTTGACGGCGCCATGGCCGGTGAACCGCGGAACCTTGGGGCCATCTCGAGGATACTCCAGGCTGTTGATATCCCCATCGAGCTGGGAGGCGGGATCCGCACTGCTGCCATTGTGGAAGATTACCTTCAGCTCGGGGTGTCCAGGGTGATCCTCGGTACAGCCGCCTACCAGAACCGGAAAATGCCGCGCGAAATGTGCGGCGAGTTCCCGGGCCGGATAGCGGTGGGCATCGACGCCAGGGGGGGGTTCGTAGCAGTACAGGGGTGGCAGGAGGTCACGGAACTGCGCGCCATGGATCTTGCCAGGGAGCTTGAGGACGCAGGCGCCAGCCACATCATCTACACCGACATCGCACGGGACGGAGCCCTTTCCGGGCCGAACCTGGAAGCTACGGCCCAACTGGCAGAGGCGGTCTCCATCCCCGTGGTCCTTTCGGGGGGGATGCACAGCCATAAAGACCTCGCGGCGGCCGCGAAGCTCGAGGGAAAGGGGGTCAAGGCGGTGATCCTGGGCCGGTCCATCTACGAAGGGACCATCGACCTTGTGAAGGCCATCACCGAGATCCAGAAGGAAGGCGACACCCTGTGAGCTCCGGCAGGAACGAGCTGGCCCGCAGGATCATCCCCTGCCTGGACGTGACAGAGGGGAGGGTGGTCAAGGGTGTCCGGTTCGTGAACCTCATCGATGCCGGGGACCCGGTTGAGGTTGCCGCGGCCTATAATGAGCAGGGCGCCGACGAGGTGACTTTCCTGGATATCACCGCCTCCTCGGACAAGAGGGAGATCATCCTGGAGGTGGTCAAAAAGACCGCCGAGACGGTGTTCATCCCCTTGACCGTGGGCGGCGGTGTGAGGACCCTGGAGAACATCCGGGACCTCCTGAAGGCCGGGGCCGACAAGGTGAGTATCAACACGGCAGCCGTGGACAGGCCCGAGTTCGTGCAGGAGGCCAGCCGGAGGTTCGGATCCCAGTGCATCGTCGTGGCCATCGATGCCAAGCGTGTTCCGGCTCGGGACAGCTCCATGGCGTGGGAGGTCTACGTTCACGGGGGTCGCACCCCGATCGGGATCGATGCGGTCGGGTGGGCGGCCCGCATGCAGGAGTACGGCGCGGGGGAGATCCTCCTGACCAGCATGGACAGGGACGGCACCAGGGACGGCTACGACCTGGAGCTCACGCGGACCATCGCGGATCGCGTGGATATCCCGGTCATCGCCTCCGGAGGGGTCGGGACCCTGGAACACCTGTACGACGGCTTCGTTCAGGGCGGCGCAAGTGCGGTCCTGGCCGCCTCCATCTTTCATTTCAAGGAGCACACGGTAGGGGAGGCAAAAGAGTACCTGGCCAGCCGTGGCGTGCCGGTGCGACTTTGAATTGGTGAAACGTGAAACAGGGAGCTTCAATTGACTATCGATCTTACCCAGCTGAAATTCGACTCCGACGGGCTCATCCCGGCCATTGTGCAGGACGCCGACAACGGCGAGGTGCTCATGATGGCGTGGATGAACGGGGACGCTGTCAAAAAGACAGCCGAGACCGGCCTGACCCACTTTTTCTCCCGTTCCCGCCAGAAGCTGTGGCAGAAGGGGGAGTCCTCCGGCCACGTACAGACCGTCACCGAGATCCTTTTCGACTGCGACGCGGACTGTCTCCTGGTCAAGGCGCGGCAGGAGGTGGCGGCATGCCACATGGGCCACCGTTCCTGCTTCTATCGCAACCTGCTGGGGGAGGTGGTGGGCGAGGCCGTCTTTGACGCCGGTGAGGTATACGGCGACAAGGAGAGCCGGGAGATCTTCGACAGGCTGTTCGGTGTCGTCATGGACCGGAAGAAAAACCCCTCAGAGGGCTCCTACACCGCAAAGCTGCTGGCAGGGGGCCCCGGGGCCATCGGCGGGAAGGTCATCGAGGAAGCAGGCGAGCTTGTCGGTGCTGCAGCCGGGGGTGTCCGTGAAGAGGTGATCCACGAGACGGCGGACCTCATCTACCACACGTGGGTCCTCCTAGCCGGGGCAGGCGTCTCTCCCCAGGACGTGCGGGAGGAGTTGGCGAAGAGGTTCGGGACTTCCGGCCTGGAGGAGAAAAAACAAAGGACGTAGGTGCGTGTGTGAGTCCGTGCGTATTGGCGAAACAGCCCGCCGCTGAGCGATTTTACGCTTAACGCACAAACGCATCTACGCACTAACGTGAGCAAAGGAGCTTTCATGTCTGATTGCATCTTCTGCAGGATCGTAGCCGGGGACATCCCGGCCAAGGTGGCGTACGAGGACGACGATATCCTGGCCTTCGAGGACATCAGTCCCAAGGCTCCCGTGCACATCCTCCTCATCCCCAAACGTCACTTTGCAACCCTCAACGACCCCGAAGGTTCCGATGCACCGCTTCTTGGAAAAATGATGCTCAAGGCGGCCGAACTGGCCGGGGAAAGGCGGGTGGCCGAGGCCGGTTACCGGGTCCTGGTCAACACCAACCCCCAGGGCGGGCAGGAGGTGTTTCACCTCCACATGCACCTGCTGGGGGGACGGCAGATGGTGGGGATGGGTTAAATCAGTCGTTTCTGACCTGGTTCTTCCTCCCACTTGAGGGGGGAGGATAAGAGGTGGGGGTGCACGGTTCTCAGCGGCAGCGCGAAGCAAGGGCAATTCTTGGCACTTCGCTCTTAGTGCCTTGTTCTATCCAAAGCTAAACCGCTTGATATATTTGAATTTGTTGGTATCATTATTCGCTGCACCAAATCCAAAGTTGGAAGGAGGGTTGTTAATGCCTGGTGTAAGGGTCAGAGAAAATGAAAGCTTCGAGGGTGCCCTTCGCCGTTTCAAGAAACAGTGTGAGAAATCAGGAATTCTCTCCGAAGTAAGGAAGCGGGAGTACTACGAGAAGCCCAGCATCCAGCGCAAGCGGAAGATCATCGCCGCGCGCAAGAAAATGGCCAAGCTGGTCAAGAAACAGACGCGATAACATTGAAACTCATCGATCGCATTAATGAAGATCTGAAAAGATCCATGAAAGCGAAGGACGGAACGCGAGTTTCCGTCCTTCGCTTCCTTCTGGCCTCCATCAAGAACAGGGAGATCGAGAAAAAAGGGGCTTTGGAGGAAGAGGCGGTCCTCGCCGAGGTCGCCTCCTCAGCCAAGCGGCGCAGGGAGAGCATCGAGGCCTTCCGCGAGGGAGAAAGGCCGGACCTTGTGGACAAGGAGTCGGCCGAGCTGGCTATCCTGGAAGAGTACCTCCCGGAGCAGATATCGGAAGACGAGGTCAGACGCACGGTCCTGGAAGTCGTGACCGGGATCGGCGCCAGGTCGCCAGCGGACCTTGGCAAGGTCATGAAGGAGCTCATGCCGAAACTGCAGGGCAGGGCTGACGGCAAGCTTGTAAGCCGGATCGTCCGGGAGATCCTTTCCGACTAGGAACTTGGCAATTTGTTGGCCAAGTTCCCAGTGATAGAAAAGTGTCGAGTCTCCCCGACACATTTCCGGGAGTTAAACGGCCCTCCGTGATCCACAGGAAAGACCGGTCCTGTATCCCTCCAGCTTTGACAGGGTCGCAAAAAGTCCGTCATTTTTTCAGGCCGGGTGCATGAACACTCATACCCTGACAGTCCTCGAGTACGGTGAGATCCTCACCCACCTGGCCAGGTATGCCCACTCGGAACC from bacterium encodes:
- the hisA gene encoding 1-(5-phosphoribosyl)-5-[(5-phosphoribosylamino)methylideneamino]imidazole-4-carboxamide isomerase, encoding MLILPAIDLKGGKCVRLYQGDMGTAKIYSDSPEETALRWQNMGAKMLHVVDLDGAMAGEPRNLGAISRILQAVDIPIELGGGIRTAAIVEDYLQLGVSRVILGTAAYQNRKMPREMCGEFPGRIAVGIDARGGFVAVQGWQEVTELRAMDLARELEDAGASHIIYTDIARDGALSGPNLEATAQLAEAVSIPVVLSGGMHSHKDLAAAAKLEGKGVKAVILGRSIYEGTIDLVKAITEIQKEGDTL
- the hisH gene encoding imidazole glycerol phosphate synthase subunit HisH; this translates as MTPAGSRNKPTVVVVDYGMGNLRSAQKGLEKAGVRAVVSGDPGVVASADGVVLPGVGAFKDCMDNLRSSGLVKPVLDAIAADRPFLGICLGMQLMLSVSEEFGMHEGLGVVPGRVVRFPSGQGRKVPHMGWNRLHLAGQSPLFQGVPEGSFFYFVHSYYAVPEDDSVVGGWTDYGVRFCSAISRGRLFATQFHPEKSHRHGLKILENFSRIVADHKEG
- the hisF gene encoding imidazole glycerol phosphate synthase subunit HisF; this encodes MARRIIPCLDVTEGRVVKGVRFVNLIDAGDPVEVAAAYNEQGADEVTFLDITASSDKREIILEVVKKTAETVFIPLTVGGGVRTLENIRDLLKAGADKVSINTAAVDRPEFVQEASRRFGSQCIVVAIDAKRVPARDSSMAWEVYVHGGRTPIGIDAVGWAARMQEYGAGEILLTSMDRDGTRDGYDLELTRTIADRVDIPVIASGGVGTLEHLYDGFVQGGASAVLAASIFHFKEHTVGEAKEYLASRGVPVRL
- a CDS encoding histidine triad nucleotide-binding protein encodes the protein MSDCIFCRIVAGDIPAKVAYEDDDILAFEDISPKAPVHILLIPKRHFATLNDPEGSDAPLLGKMMLKAAELAGERRVAEAGYRVLVNTNPQGGQEVFHLHMHLLGGRQMVGMG
- the hisB gene encoding imidazoleglycerol-phosphate dehydratase HisB is translated as MRKGEVVRETRETRITLALTLDGQGTADVSTGVGFLDHMLELFARHGLFDLAVSARGDLEVDAHHTVEDVGICLGLAVRDALGSAEGIRRYGWVVLPMDEALATVALDLGGRPYLAVDLPTLDGEMGGFAMELLPEFFQAFCGNAGANLHIRVDAGRNRHHIAEAIFKAFARALDQAVTHDPRVKGVPSTKGRIGE
- the hisIE gene encoding bifunctional phosphoribosyl-AMP cyclohydrolase/phosphoribosyl-ATP diphosphatase HisIE, translated to MTIDLTQLKFDSDGLIPAIVQDADNGEVLMMAWMNGDAVKKTAETGLTHFFSRSRQKLWQKGESSGHVQTVTEILFDCDADCLLVKARQEVAACHMGHRSCFYRNLLGEVVGEAVFDAGEVYGDKESREIFDRLFGVVMDRKKNPSEGSYTAKLLAGGPGAIGGKVIEEAGELVGAAAGGVREEVIHETADLIYHTWVLLAGAGVSPQDVREELAKRFGTSGLEEKKQRT
- a CDS encoding GatB/YqeY domain-containing protein; translation: MKLIDRINEDLKRSMKAKDGTRVSVLRFLLASIKNREIEKKGALEEEAVLAEVASSAKRRRESIEAFREGERPDLVDKESAELAILEEYLPEQISEDEVRRTVLEVVTGIGARSPADLGKVMKELMPKLQGRADGKLVSRIVREILSD
- the rpsU gene encoding 30S ribosomal protein S21 produces the protein MPGVRVRENESFEGALRRFKKQCEKSGILSEVRKREYYEKPSIQRKRKIIAARKKMAKLVKKQTR
- the hisD gene encoding histidinol dehydrogenase, translating into METRGEAVPEGVMERVVRIVEDVRRKGDDAVSDYTLRFDEMDLGEVGMELPAALLEEALESIPAGDRELIHQAASAIREFHLKQVEKSWTFEPSPGVVLGQKITPLGSVGLYVPGGTAAYPSSVLMTAIPAKVAGVGQVIMVVPTPKGQVNQTVLAAAAVAGVDRVFRIGGAQAVAALAYGTETVPRVDKIVGPGNIYVAMAKKVVFGDVDIDMIAGPSEILVLADSSAEPAFAAADLLSQAEHDPLAYPVLVTDDEGFLKKTAEQVRCQLELLPRREIAAISLESRGHLILVRDMAEGAAVVNRIAPEHLELMVADPEVTLDSIQNAGAIFMGLYTAEALGDYMAGPNHVLPTGGTARFFSPLGVYDFIKRSSLIRYSRDALLERAEMVARFARLEGLEAHARAVDLRAGLRDRD